In Helianthus annuus cultivar XRQ/B chromosome 3, HanXRQr2.0-SUNRISE, whole genome shotgun sequence, a single window of DNA contains:
- the LOC118490365 gene encoding uncharacterized protein LOC118490365, whose amino-acid sequence MDTDSTISSKYEVDLQAIQRQMCAEEREKRKDVLQQKRNNRGCHPASISDSVERIPFSNTSSGSTNNVERRNVHHTPFGSTKKISNVVERTPLSYITNCGISKIELQMSDEVLPDSVVKKIHGISKDYIDHGDAIFVCCKCDAMLWEDKILRGNKKRNKTSYSLCCSYGDVQLPRPPTPPPLLRHLYKSRTSQSRNFMNNIRAYNMMFSFTSLGGKVDKSYQGVKGPYVFRLQGQNYHRMGSLLPNDGEEPKFSQLYIYDSQNEVVNRQKAVSSHIECKTTRNNQLDSTTIEGLKDMLDSCNPLVQSFRMVRDCFQENEFQDVSLKLIGTRDKDGRVHNLPTTSEIATLIHGDFDGAFDKWDIVVRKKSGGLQRINELHPSCLAFQYPLIFPYAEDCYRVGIKHRGIAIDDEVLRTNLTIREFFCYKIQDRQNQFSLVQNLKNLNATVESGENNASSCGKPILLPSSFTGGSRYMMQKYLDAMAICKSVGYPDLFITVTCNPNWPEIYGCLYDKALNAEDRPDIISHCSKISVMYTVEFQKRGLPHAHICLFLGAESKFPNASDIDRVITAEIPDKERDPELYEVVKQFMIHGPCGPDRVTASVFQDNSTNNNTKQNVAIDEIKVYLDCRYISACEAAWRIFMCDIHYRYPAVEVLPFHCEDGQSIVYNDHDNLCDIVTDPTVKMTIFTECMNFNKVDEFARTLRYVQFPGYYVWNAKIANGIEESIRMDQFGGYIMSHHLGPTCFEDIKTVDGQVFQTFKDACFARGLLDDDKEYVNAVKEASTSSTGDFLRTFFVMLLLSNSISRPGVFWSQTKSLLCEDILYQQQKITGTADLDLQQEELENICLSKIEKLLLTNGSTVRNFDDMPSVPDNYVSSSNNQLINERIIV is encoded by the exons ATGGATACAGATAGCACAATTTCAAGTAAGTATGAAGTTGACCTTCAAGCAATTCAACGTCAAATGTgtgctgaagaaagagaaaaaaggAAGGATGTTCTTCAACAAAAGAGAAACAACAGAGGTTGTCATCCTGCATCAATATCTGATTCTGTTGAAAGGATTCCATTTTCAAATACTTCAAGTG GTTCAACCAACAATGTCGAAAGAAGGAATGTCCATCACACTCCTTTTGGAAGTACTAAGAAAATATCCAATGTTGTTGAGAGGACTCCGTTATCATATATTACAAAtt GTGGAATATCTAAAATTGAATTACAAATGAGTGATGAGGTGTTACCAGATTCTGTGGTTAAGAAGATTCATGGAATTTCTAAAG ATTATATTGATCATGGAGATGCCATATTTGTGTGTTGTAAATGTGATGCAATGTTATGGGAAGATAAAATACTTAGGGGAAATAAAAAACGTAATAAAACATCATATTCTCTTTGTTGTTCATATGGAGATGTTCAGCTACCACGACCGCCTACACCTCCTCCATTACTACGTCATTTATATAAAAGTCGTACCTCACAGTCTCGCAATTTCATGAATAATATTCGAGCATATAACATGATGTTTTCTTTCACATCTCTTGGTGGGAAGGTTGACAAAAGTTATCAAGGAGTTAAAGGTCCTTATGTATTTAGACTACAAGGTCAGAATTATCATCGAATGGGTAGTCTACTTCCGAACGATGGTGAAGAACCTAAATTCTCCCAGCTTTACATATATGATTCACAAAACGAAGTTGTAAATCGTCAAAAAGCAGTAAG TTCTCACATAGAATGCAAGACTACAAGAAACAACCAGCTTGATAGTACAACCATAGAGGGTCTTAAAGATATGTTGGATTCTTGCAATCCTCTTGTCCAATCCTTCAGAATGGTAAGAGATTGTTTCCAAGAAAATGAGTTTCAAGATGTAAGCTTGAAGCTTATTGGAACAAGAGATAAGGATGGAAGAGTTCATAATTTGCCAACAACATCAGAAATTGCTACTTTAATACATGGTGATTTTGATGGAGCATTTGATAAATGGGACATTGTTGTTAGAAAGAAGTCTGGTGGTCTTCAAAGAATTAATGAGCTTCATCCCTCTTGCCTTGCTTTCCAATATCCACTTATTTTCCCATATGCGGAAGATTGTTATAGAGTTGGTATTAAACATAGAGGGATTGCGATTGATGATGAGGTACTTAGAACCAATCTTACAATTAGAGAATTCTTTTGTTACAAAATTCAAGATAGACAGAATCAGTTTTCATT AGTGCAAAATCTTAAGAATTTGAATGCTACTGTTGAAAGTGGAGAGAATAATGCCTCAAGTTGTGGTAAACCTATACTTTTACCTTCATCATTTACTGGTGGTTCTAGATATATGATGCAAAAGTACTTGGATGCTATGGCAATTTGCAAGTCTGTTGGATATCCCGATTTATTCATAACGGTGACTTGTAATCCAAACTGGCCTGAGATTTACGGGTGTTTGTATGATAAAGCTCTTAATGCTGAAGACAGACCGGATATTATAT CCCACTGTTCAAAAATTTCAGTTATGTATACAGTGGAATTTCAGAAGCGTGGACTCCCACATGCTCACATATGTTTGTTCTTGGGTGCTGAAAGCAAATTTCCAAATGCATCTGATATTGATCGTGTTATTACTGCTGAGATACCAGATAAAGAAAGAGATCCTGAATTATATGAGGTTGTCAAGCAATTTATGATTCATGGACCATGTG GGCCTGATAGGGTCACTGCTTCTGTTTTTCAAGACAATAGCACCAACAATAATACGAAACAAAATGTAGCTATAGATGAGATAAAAGTATACCTTGATTGTAGATATATCTCTGCTTGTGAAGCTGCTTGGAGAATATTCATGTGTGATATACATTATAGATATCCAGCTGTTGAAGTATTACCTTTTCATTGTGAAGATGGTCAGAGTATTGTGTATAACGATCATGATAATTTGTGTGATATTGTTACTGATCCAACTGTGAAAATGACAATATTTACAGAGTGCATGAATTTTAATAAAGTCGATGAATTTGCCAGGACATTGAGGTATGTTCAGTTTCCGGGATATTATGTATGGAATGCTAAAATCGCAAATGGAATCGAAGAAAGCATCCGTATGGATCAATTTGGAGGGTACATTATGTCCCACCACTTG GGACCAACCTGTTTTGAAGATATAAAAACAGTTGATGGGCAAGTTTTTCAAACATTTAAAGATGCATGTTTTGCACGGGGGCTGTTGGATGATGATAAAGAATATGTTAATGCTGTCAAAGAAGCTAGCACATCGTCAACCGGAGATTTCTTGAGGACCTTTTTTGTAATGTTGTTGCTGTCAAATTCGATATCTCGTCCTGGTGTTTTTTGGTCACAAACGAAGTCCCTGTTATGTGAAGACATTCTGTATCAGCAACAAAAGATAACTGGTACTGCAG ATTTGGATCTTCAACAGGAAGAACTTGAAAATATCTGTCTATCTAAAATTGAAAAGTTGCTACTTACCAATGGAAGTACAGTGAGAAATTTTGATGATATGCCAAGTGTTCCGGACAATTATGTTTCATCGTCAAACAATCAATTGATAAATGAAAGAATTATCGTATGA